The Lolium rigidum isolate FL_2022 chromosome 1, APGP_CSIRO_Lrig_0.1, whole genome shotgun sequence region TCATCTTCCTTTGCAGTAGCGGGTGGAGGCGGCGCCGTGGTGGTAGGTGGTCGGCCGACCTCTGTGGAGGAAGGAGGGGCGACTCGATGGCAGGCTGGCTTGCTGGGAGGCCGGCGGCGAGATGCGCTGCCATGTTGTGCTTGCTGCAGGCCGGATCTAGGCCAGGCGGGCCGGgatctgccggcggcggcgcgacggtgTCCTCTCGGCGGTGCTGGCCACGGAGAGGCGACGATGGTGGCTCAATCTGGGGCGACGCGAGCTGGTGGGCGGCAGGAGGGTGGTGACGAGATCCCTGCGTCGAGGTGTGATGGTGCGGGTTGCCGGACAAGGggaaggcggaggcggcggctacggcgagcTTGTGGGCTGGATCCGGGCCAGGCGGGCCTAGAACTGGCCATTGCTTTACGGGCCTTGTTGGGCCCAAGCTTTGCGGGCCGTTTTGCGGCTGCCTTTCCTGCGTCTAGCGACTGGCGTACCCTACCACCTATGCGTATGGACCTCATGGGCTCCTAGGCTATGGATTTCCGGGGGTTGGTGGTAGAGGGGTTCGGGAGAAATCCTTGCCGGTTAGTCCGACACCGATGTGGCGGCGCCTGCGGGTGTCGCCTTTCCTTCTTGGAGGGCATCGTGGATCCCCGGTACCACCTAACCCcgagtaccgggggaaaccctaggtccagtTCGCtggtccgggcagcagcggcgtgTTGACGTCGTATCCCTTCCTGAAGGTTCTGCCTTGGTACTTGGTGATCCGTGGTGCATGTCGATCTGCCATTAGTTTCCTTTGTATCTTCCCTTTCAGTTGGGCATGTTTGTGCTGTTGCCCCAGTTTTTTCTTCATTGTTTCAGCTCTTGTATGgtgtggttgctttatttataaagcgggacgaaagcctatttcgaggtaaAAAAAATTAGCACTAAACATCAGCACAATTATGTAGCCAGAAACACGCTTTGAATTTTGTTTCCGTGGTTCCATCGGAAACTGCCATGCTATTCACCTGGGAAATGCCCCAGGAAATCAAAACGGGACAAAATATTGAATTGATAAGATCAAACAGGTGTGCCAAATGATGAACAACCAGATTGCATGACTAGTACACGCACATACCAACAATCTTGACAAGGTAGCCAGCCATCTAAAACTATACCAGCTCGATGTCGATGCCGATTCTTGTTGTCAATAGTTGGAACATAATGTGATAAGCTCAGCCAGATGCACGTAATGCACTACAAAATTGTAAAACACGTGGATTATTTCGAGAGGAACAGGCCAGCTAATAGTTCTGAAGTCCACTCCTCCTATCACAAGTAGGTACAACAAAGAAACAATAAGGTTGCTTCCTACTTTTAATTTTATAAGCTCCTAATACAACCAGTTTGGATCCATGAACAAACATCATCCTCGTGCAGGCGACTTTGCCGGCAATAATGGACACACAACAGCCTCATAAACTCGGTTCAAGATGATTCTGCAGCGAGGAGAAACACAACAGCATCAATTTTTTCAGAACAATTCAGTAACAAGGTTCTTCTTATCTACTTTGTGTCACTATTCAAACAAGCACATTATCCTTGTCCAGTGGATCTGTTTTTTCCTTGCTCACTGCCACCTAAACATGCTAGCTCTAAACATCAAGGTTTGACATTGTAATTGGAATAGCTTTGCACCAACGGtacaagaaaaacaaaaatacATAAATAAAGTTATGCATGTGCTTACCCAGTTATGCCAGGATTCATCTTTATAATAAACCACCATGATGATTCTTGTTGGTAATATCTGGAACATGACATCATGACAACTCGCCAGGAAGATAGCCAGCGCACCAGTGTTACACACTAAATGAGACCACTTTAATAATTAAATCACTATGCTGCTCCCAGCTCAAGAACCTTGATCGGCAGCATATGGAAAACAAAGTTTCCACGATTCCTTTTGTCTACCATCGAAACCGATGTGGCCTCATATACATCTTCTGTATATATAGGTCTCGAGAGAAGGCTACACATAGACATCAAACCAACAAGCAACAATTTCCCTTTCATTAGTTCTAGCCCAACACAGAGATTAGTTTCAGAAACAGATATGTCTTTTGCTCTAAGATCGATAAGCCTGCCATctaggcatcacaccagagaggcGGAAGTACAAGAAGATCTGGACAGCCTAGAGACAAGCATCTCATCATCCATTACCATCAAGAcgatgtgtgatggtttgaggagGCTTGGTGACATCTACTGTGATGTTGAGGAGATCATCCAGTTGCCAAGCAACCAGGTTTGCTCCTCACAGCACAGGAAGATGCTGGATGGAGAGATGGAATGTTCTCTCCAGCTGCTGGATCTCTGCAACACCATGCAACAGATCTTCGTCGAGCTGAAGGCCATCATCCAAGAACTGCAATTGGCTCTAAGAAAAGGAGAAGACGCAACTATCCAAGCCAGGATCCTGTCTTATATCCAATTGCTGAAGAAGGCTGGAAAACATTTCAAGAAAACTACCACAAAGAAGACGTCTGACAAGATGGACTGCGGGATGGTCAGTCTACTGACCAAGGCCAGTGAGATGGCTCTCTCTCTACATGAGTCCACAGTGCACCTCTTGTCAAAAAAAATCGAAGCACCTAAACAGTCCCTTATTTCCAAGGCATTTCACAAGAAGAAAGTTGTTGTTTGCGAGGAGCAATTGCAGGACTTAGAGTGCAGTATGGGAGATCTTGAGAGTGGAGCAGGACATCTGTTCCGGAGATTGATTCAGAGCAGAGTTTCTCTCCTAAACATTCTTAGCTCATAGATCTCCAAGAGCCTTGTCACTCACAATATCCTGTGATTAGCATCCGATTTTTAGAGGACTAGCTGATCTCATATTTGGCCCGATATGTATATATAATACAGATGTACAGAAAATTACAGATGCAATtccaaaattttgatatatttcaAGCTCGCAAATAGTTTTGTGATGTCAtaattctttttttcttttgcaacTGTCAGTATACTTTGGTTGATATCCTTATTTGGTGGATCTTGCTTGGTGTACATGAAACATGCCAATTAAAAGTCACTATGATTGTGCAACTGCAATTCCATTTTCTTGTGTAGAACTGAATGCATATGTAAAATAATCAAGCTActactacaaaaaaaaaatccactctAAAAATTAATATCTGGGTGTCGAAGGTATTTACAATAATTTTATATCATTTTGTCGCGTGAGATCATTGATATGAAATTCCTTCATTTTTTTGAAATGGTTTAGCATGAACTGAAACTGTTACTCAAGGTGCCAAACTTTTTGTTGGATGCAGCGCATCTTTGTTTTCATCAGCTAAACAAGCTAGCTCCAAACTACAAGGTTTGCTCGCAGTTACCACAGAATTCAACCTGAGAGCTGGACAGCTAGGAGAGTCTAGGGTAACACATGTGTCACAGATAGATTTTTTTGTTAGCATGCCATCATATGGCTGCTTGAGCATGCAAATATGACAAGGTCTAAAAGTCCACTGTCCACCACTGAACTCCACGTCTACAAACAGAACCAACTATACTATTGATTCTTGTTGCCAATTGATGGAACATGGGAATGTGATTGCTCATCTCGAGGAAAGTGGACGCAACAAATACTGTACTTAACATGAGGCATCTTCGGTGTTATAATTGTTCCGCAGCTGTTAGATCTTAATCCTTGGCAGACAGCATCTTGGAGATGAACTGGCATGATTCTTCAGGTGTACCAATTAAGTACCAGTGCTTCCACACTTCTCTATAAATAGGCCTCAGCGGCCCGGTAGACACATCAAACTAAAAGTTCCTCTCTTCAACCAAAATTACAGAGAAAAGCTTCCAGATCAGAAATGGCTTTCCACCTAAGATCGATAAGTTTGCCTTCAAGGCCTCAGGCCAACGAGGCCGAAGTCGAGCAAGAGTTGCTGAGCATAGAGGCAAGcatctcttcctccaccactatcagcaccatgtgtgatggtttgaggagGCTTGGAGACATCTACAATGGTGTTGAAGATATTATTGGCCTCCCAAGCAACCACGTTGGGAAGATGCTAGATGGAGAGATGGAGCGCTCTCTTGAGCTGTTGGATCTCTGCAGCAGCATGCAAGAGATCTTCATGGAGATGAAggccatcatccaagagctgcaagTGGCTCTAAGAAAAGGAGATGATGCAACTACTCAAGCAAAGATCATGTCTTATACTCGTTTGGCGAAGAAGGCCAAGAAACATTTCAAGAAGACCACGAAGAAGGCTACATCGGAGGGTGGCAGGATGGTCATGCTATTGACAAAGGCTAGAGAGATTTCTGTATCTCTACTGGAGTCCACAATCCATCTTTTGTCGAAGCAAATCGAAATGCCTAAAAAGTCTCTCGTCTCCAAGGCATTTCACAAGAAGAAGGCAGTTGTTCGCGAGGAGCAATTACAGGAGTTAGAGTGCAGTATCGGCGATATTGAGAGCGGAGCAGGACATCTATTCAGGAAACTGGTTCAGAATAGAGTTTCTCTCCTAAACATTCTTAGCTCATAGATACTCCACGTCACTCTTGACACCCTGTGATTGGCATCCGCCTTTTTGAGGAATCGCTGATCTTCATGCATTTTTCCAATATGTATACAGTACAAATGTACAGAAATTATAGAAAGAGAAACCAAAGTTTTGATCCATTTTGAGCATTTCATGTTTGAATATGTGCTTTATGATATTCCGATATCAATGGTCCGTGGATCTTGCTGTGTGTCAAGTAAACATGCCAGGTCGAAGCCACAAGGGTTAACTTGCAGTTAGCATAATAaactgatatatatatataataacccAGAGTGGTGCCAGTTGTACCACCACCACATGGATGTGCAGTCTGGCACTACAATTAAATATTTCTAGTTTCAGAATGCATACACAAATTTACTGAAATTTACAATCTTCGGCATGCATATCACGCTGGAATTTTACAGTGCATAGTATTACTAATTCAGGAGCACAAAAAATGCCACAACCAAGAAAGAGTATAAGGAGTCAGAAGCGCGTCAGAAGACCACTGCTGCAACAAAGCCAAGAAAGAGTATAAGGAGTCAGAAGCGCGTCGAGGTAGGATACGCTCAATGACCAACTTATTACGCACAGTCCACAGGGTCCAGGTAAGGCCGCGAACAGTAACCAGCAGTGGTCGGACACCTATTCCCTGTCCCGCTGCCTACACAACGGGTACCACTGCTGCAACAAAGCCAAGAAAGAGTATAAGGAGTCAGAAGCGCGTCGAGGTAGGATACGCTCAATGACCAACTTATTACGCACAGTCCACAGGGTCCAGGTCAAGGCCGCGAACAGTAACCAG contains the following coding sequences:
- the LOC124679861 gene encoding uncharacterized protein LOC124679861 gives rise to the protein MSFALRSISLPSRHHTREAEVQEDLDSLETSISSSITIKTMCDGLRRLGDIYCDVEEIIQLPSNQVCSSQHRKMLDGEMECSLQLLDLCNTMQQIFVELKAIIQELQLALRKGEDATIQARILSYIQLLKKAGKHFKKTTTKKTSDKMDCGMVSLLTKASEMALSLHESTVHLLSKKIEAPKQSLISKAFHKKKVVVCEEQLQDLECSMGDLESGAGHLFRRLIQSRVSLLNILSS
- the LOC124679877 gene encoding uncharacterized protein LOC124679877, with product MAFHLRSISLPSRPQANEAEVEQELLSIEASISSSTTISTMCDGLRRLGDIYNGVEDIIGLPSNHVGKMLDGEMERSLELLDLCSSMQEIFMEMKAIIQELQVALRKGDDATTQAKIMSYTRLAKKAKKHFKKTTKKATSEGGRMVMLLTKAREISVSLLESTIHLLSKQIEMPKKSLVSKAFHKKKAVVREEQLQELECSIGDIESGAGHLFRKLVQNRVSLLNILSS